Proteins from one Podospora pseudoanserina strain CBS 124.78 chromosome 1, whole genome shotgun sequence genomic window:
- a CDS encoding hypothetical protein (COG:Q; EggNog:ENOG503NX3T): MANTTAVEELDIVIVGAGLTGINAAYRLQTQLPNHSYAILEARDSLGGTWDFWKYPGIRSDSTMALYGFPWRPWPYEESMAGAKAIKSYIAECAASEGIDKKIRYHHRVKAANWSSEEQKWTLQLEITCEDGATEEKQIKAWWLLACSGYYSYDKVLPPTIPGIDKFQGQVIHPQFWDENLDYADKRIIVIGSGATAITLLPSLAEKAKQVTMLQRSPSYVLALPRKDKTVKTLSKWMPRSWAVTINWFQRMFFETIFVQFVLNFPNAGRRFVIDSMKSQLPKGFAIEKHFNPRYNPFEQRLCFCPGADFFKALHKPGVSIVTDVIDTVTSDGIIIKTGGEKIEADIIVTATGLHMEVLSSTAVTVDGKPVNETMGERYVWNGCMIEGVPNAGLLTGYTAASWTPGVDVRTRNLIKVIKHQDKTGASSAAPHIPESKRASMPAGPMMTLTSTYARAAMKRMPLVAGIGPWKAGTNWVQDVWAMLFGSVKDGMKYSSGAKDKAI, translated from the coding sequence AtggccaacaccaccgccgtcgaggagctcgacaTTGTCATCGTTGGTGCTGGGCTCACGGGCATCAACGCTGCATATCGCCTCCAAACCCAGCTGCCCAATCACAGTTATGCGATTCTCGAAGCCAGGGATTCTCTGGGTGGAACGTGGGACTTTTGGAAGTATCCAGGCATCCGGAGCGACAGCACCATGGCATTATATGGCTTCCCATGGCGACCGTGGCCCTATGAGGAGAGCATGGCTGGCGCCAAAGCCATCAAGTCGTACATTGCCGAGTGCGCTGCTTCTGAAGGCATCGACAAGAAGATTCGGTATCACCACCGCGTAAAGGCTGCAAACTGGAGTTCCGAAGAGCAAAAGTGGACGCTTCAACTGGAAATCACATGCGAGGATGGTGCCACAGAAGAGAAGCAGATCAAGGCGTGGTGGCTGCTTGCCTGCAGTGGCTATTACAGCTACGACAAGGTTTTGCCGCCTACCATCCCCGGGATCGACAAATTCCAGGGACAGGTGATTCATCCTCAGTTTTGGGACGAGAACCTCGACTATGCGGATAAGAGGATCATCGTCATCGGCTCCGGCGCCACAGCCATCACCCTTCTGCCTTCCCTCGCAGAAAAGGCCAAGCAGGTTACCATGCTACAACGCAGTCCATCCTATGTGCTCGCCCTTCCGAGAAAAGACAAGACGGTCAAGACCTTGTCTAAATGGATGCCGCGCAGCTGGGCTGTGACCATCAACTGGTTTCAGAGAATGTTCTTCGAGACGATCTTTGTCCAGTTTGTTCTCAACTTTCCCAATGCCGGACGCAGGTTCGTCATCGACTCCATGAAGTCACAGCTGCCAAAAGGTTTTGCGATCGAGAAGCACTTCAATCCCCGGTATAACCCGTTCGAGCAGCGCCTCTGCTTCTGCCCAGGTGCCGATTTCTTCAAGGCGCTGCACAAGCCTGGCGTCAGCATTGTGACGGATGTCATAGACACCGTTACTAGTgacggcatcatcatcaagactgGCGGCGAGAAGATTGAGGCTGATATTATTGTGACTGCTACCGGATTGCACATGGAGGTTTTGTCAAGCACGGCTGTTACAGTCGATGGGAAGCCTGTCAACGAAACCATGGGGGAGCGCTATGTGTGGAATGGGTGCATGATTGAGGGCGTTCCGAATGCTGGGCTTTTAACTGGGTACACCGCTGCCAGTTGGACGCCTGGTGTGGACGTGCGGACAAGGAACCTGATCAAGGTTATCAAGCACCAAGACAAGACCGGGGCTTCATCTGCCGCCCCTCACATCCCCGAGTCTAAGAGAGCCTCCATGCCAGCTGGGCCTATGATGACGCTTACTTCGACGTATGCACGGGCTGCAATGAAAAGGATGCCACTTGTTGCTGGTATTGGGCCGTGGAAAGCTGGAACAAACTGGGTGCAGGATGTGTGGGCAATGCTGTTTGGAAGTGTCAAGGATGGCATGAAGTATTCTTCTGGAGCCAAAGACAAAGCTATTTGA
- the HNWD-pa1 gene encoding HNWD NOD-like receptor pa1 (EggNog:ENOG503NYUK; COG:S) — protein sequence MRLLKHNDTGDFSLTDDIPDDQVPPYAILSHTWGDEEVIFKDIKDGICKNKRGYSKIQFCGDQAGRDGLKFFWVDTCCIDKSDSTEVQRALNSMFQWYRNAAKCYVYLTDVSTCQQDTNGNPGWWELTFRKSRWFTRGWTLQELIAPAIVEFFSKEGERLGDKKSLEQQIHDVTGIPLEALPGNTLSDFSIEERLSWVGKRNTTQKEDKAYSLFGIFDVTMPLLYGEGEDKAFGRLQEEISKHNRYLSSLHSTDPRLDKKRIEEAKGGLLAGAYRWVFANPDFCLWRERSESRLLWINGDPGKGKTMLLCGIINELQGAIVADGHCRNLAYFFCQATDSRINNAIAVLRGLIYLLAHQQPRLISHVRKYTDAGKSLSDANAWFALSDILVGMLGDPNVKPTYLVVDALDECVIDLPKLLDFIVCISSDRIKWLLTSRNETIIEKKLKSNNARTRLSLELKENAMEVSHAVDVYIDDKLSGLEVLQDDALLKDQVRNILHNKANGTFLWVALVVQELSMDGVESWHVLQIVEEVPPGLDGMYKRMLDEIERNKRDSESCWRILSVVTVAYRPLHLDEIGGLSGLPEQIVRSTENIQKIVAKCGSFLTVRDNQIYLVHQSAKDYLSDQASRLLFPSGVAVTHYDISDRSLKLLSGKLQRDVYGLCIPGLSIDHVRVPDPDPLATVRYSCVYWVNHLSTWQSSDDSKHPDIFQDGGIVDGFLRQHYLHWLEALSLCKSMPQGILSLAKLESILQDRSITSQLPSLVTDMHRFVIYWRWVIENYPLQVYASALIFSPARSITRGLFTQEERKWITSRPIVEDNWNACRQTLEGHGGWVWSVAFSPDSKWVASGSDDRTIKIWEAATGSYTQTLEGHGGRVNSVAFSPDSKWIASGSDDSTIKIWEAATGSCTQTLEGHGSQVWSVAVSPDSKWVASGSDESTIKIWEAATGSCTQTLEGHGYRVWSVAFSPDSKWVASGSYNSTIKIWEAATGSCTQTLEGYGGPVNSVAFSPDSKWVASGSYDRTIKIWEAATGSCTQTLEGHGGRVWSVAVSPDSKWVASGSDDSTIKIWEAATGSCTQTLEGHGGPVNSVAFSPDSKWIASGSDDRTIKIWEAATGSCTQTLEGHGGWVWWVAFSSDSKWVASGSNGCIIKIWEAATGSCTQTLEGHGGSVKSVASSLDSKLIASGSNDTNPPHYQRYGIDMSRRWITKGSENWLWLPLEYQSQCFAAAASTIAIGCSSGRVLTMKFTIDS from the exons ATGCGCCTCCTGAAACACAATGATACCGGCGATTTTAGTTTGACGGATGACATTCCCGACGACCAGGTCCCACCGTATGCAATACTTTCGCACACCTGGGGCGACGAAGAGGTTATCTTTAAGGATATAAAGGACGGTATATGCAAGAACAAAAGAGGCTACTCCAAGATCCAGTTTTGCGGAGATCAAGCCGGACGCGATGGCCTGAAATTCTTCTGGGTCGACACATGCTGCATCGACAAGTCCGATAGCACCGAAGTTCAGCGCGCCCTTAACTCCATGTTTCAGTGGTACCGCAATGCAGCCAAATGCTATGTCTATCTCACAGACGTCTCAACCTGCCAGCAGGACACCAACGGCAACCCTGGCTGGTGGGAATTGACCTTTCGAAAATCCAGGTGGTTCACTCGTGGATGGACCCTTCAAGAGCTCATTGCTCCAGCAATTGTGGAATTCTTCTCCAAAGAGGGCGAGCGTCTAGGAGACAAGAAGTCTTTGGAACAACAAATCCACGATGTAACCGGGATTCCCCTAGAGGCTCTCCCAGGCAACACATTGTCCGACTTCAGCATCGAAGAGCGTCTGTCGTGGGTCGGAAAGCGCAACACCACACAAAAAGAAGACAAGGCGTACTCGCTATTTGGCATCTTTGATGTAACAATGCCGCTTCTGTAtggcgaaggagaagatAAAGCATTTGGGCGGCTGCAAGAGGAAATTAGTAAGCATAATCGCTATCTGTCCAGTCTGCATTCTACCGACCCGCGCCTTGATAAGAAGCGTATCGAGGAGGCAAAAGGTGGGTTGCTTGCTGGCGCTTACCGCTGGGTTTTTGCCAACCCCGACTTCTGTCTATGGCGTGAACGGTCGGAGAGCCGCTTACTCTGGATCAATGGAGATCCCGGCAAAGGCAAGACCATGTTACTCTGCGGCATCATCAACGAGCTACAGGGAGCCATTGTTGCAGACGGGCATTGTCGTAATCTGGCCTACTTCTTCTGCCAAGCTACCGACTCCCGCATCAATAACGCTATTGCCGTATTACGTGGCCTGATCTACCTTCTTgcccaccagcagccacGTCTCATCTCCCACGTACGCAAATACACCGACGCTGGTAAATCCCTCTCCGACGCAAATGCGTGGTTCGCCCTCTCGGATATTTTAGTAGGGATGCTAGGAGATCCAAACGTAAAGCCAACCTATTTAGTCGTCGATGCCCTAGACGAATGTGTTATCGACCTACCGAAGCTTTTAGACTTTATCGTCTGTATCTCATCCGATCGGATAAAATGGCTCTTAACAAGCCGGAACGAGACGATCATCGAGAAGAAATTGAAATCTAACAATGCGCGAACAAGGCTTAGTCTTGAGCTGAAGGAAAATGCGATGGAGGTGTCTCATGCCGTCGATGTGTACATCGACGATAAACTATCTGGGTTGGAAGTACTTCAGGACGACGCCCTGTTAAAGGATCAAGTACGGAATATTCTACACAACAAGGCAAACGGCACGTTCCTCTGGGTCGCCCTCGTCGTACAGGAACTCAGcatggatggggttgagagCTGGCATGTTCTGCAGATTGTCGAAGAAGTGCCACCGGGGCTGGATGGGATGTACAAGCGCATGCTGGATGAGATCGAGCGGAATAAACGGGACTCGGAATCCTGTTGGCGCATTCtctcggtggtgacggtAGCATACCGCCCACTTCACTTGGACGAAATAGGCGGCTTGTCTGGATTACCGGAACAGATTGTCAGGTCGACGGAAAATATTCAGAAGATCGTGGCCAAGTGTGGATCCTTTCTCACGGTTCGAGATAACCAGATCTACCTCGTTCATCAATCAGCCAAGGACTACTTAAGTGATCAAGCCTCCCGATTACTTTTCCCCAGTGGTGTGGCTGTGACCCACTATGACATCTCGGATCGGTCACTAAAGCTTCTCTCAGGCAAGTTGCAACGCGATGTATACGGCTTATGTATACCAGGATTGTCTATCGACCACGTCCGAGTGCCGGACCCGGACCCACTTGCGACAGTGCGGTACTCGTGCGTTTACTGGGTTAACCATCTCTCTACCTGGCAGTCGAGCGACGATAGCAAGCACCCAGATATTTTCCAAGATGGTGGTATCGTCGATGGCTTTCTGAGGCAGCACTACCTCCACTGGCTTGAAGCACTTTCACTTTGTAAAAGCATGCCGCAGGGGATACTTTCATTGGCAAAGCTCGAAAGCATTCTTCAG GACAGGTCGATTACGTCTCAATTACCAAGCCTTGTCACTGATATGCACCGATTCGTTATATACTGGAGATGGGTTATTGAGAATTATCCTCTTCAGGTATACGCTTCAGCACTTATATTCAGCCCCGCCCGAAGTATAACAAGAGGCCTATTTACGCAGGAAGAACGGAAGTGGATTACTTCGAGGCCAATTGTAGAGGATAATTGGAATGCGTGCCGGCAGACgctcgagggccatggcggtTGGGTCTGGTCGGTAGCGTTCTCGCCCGATTCGAAGTGGGTTGCGTCAGGATCAGACGACCGtaccatcaagatctgggaggcGGCCACGGGGTCATATACGCAGACgctcgagggccatggcggtcGGGTCAACTCGGTAGCGTTCTCGCCCGATTCGAAGTGGATTGCGTCAGGATCAGACGACAGtaccatcaagatctgggaggcGGCCACGGGGTCATGTACGCAGACgctcgagggccatggcAGTCAGGTCTGGTCGGTAGCGGTCTCGCCCGATTCGAAGTGGGTTGCGTCAGGATCAGACGAGAGtaccatcaagatctgggaggcGGCCACGGGGTCATGTACGCAGACgctcgagggccatggcTATCGGGTCTGGTCGGTAGCATTCTCGCCCGATTCGAAGTGGGTTGCGTCAGGATCATACAACAGTActatcaagatctgggaggcGGCCACGGGGTCATGTACGCAGACGCTCGAGGGCTATGGCGGTCCGGTCAACTCGGTAGCGTTCTCGCCCGATTCGAAGTGGGTTGCGTCAGGATCATACGACCGtaccatcaagatctgggaggcGGCCACGGGGTCATGTACGCAGACgctcgagggccatggcggtcGGGTCTGGTCGGTAGCGGTCTCGCCCGATTCGAAGTGGGTTGCGTCAGGATCAGACGACAGTActatcaagatctgggaggcGGCCACGGGGTCATGTACGCAGACgctcgagggccatggcggtcCGGTCAACTCGGTAGCGTTCTCGCCCGATTCGAAGTGGATTGCGTCAGGATCAGACGACCGtaccatcaagatctgggaggcGGCCACGGGGTCATGTACGCAGACgctcgagggccatggcggtTGGGTCTGGTGGGTAGCGTTCTCGTCCGATTCGAAGTGGGTTGCGTCAGGATCAAACGGCTGTatcatcaagatctgggaggcGGCCACGGGGTCATGTACGCAGACgctcgagggccatggcggtTCTGTGAAATCGGTAGCGTCTTCCCTTGATTCGAAGCTGATTGCATCCGGATCTAACGATACCAACCCCCCACATTACCAACGCTATGGAATAGACATGAGCAGGAGATGGATTACGAAGGGTTCAGAAAATTGGCTATGGCTGCCTCTGGAATATCAGTCACAATGTTTCGCTGCAGCGGCATCAACAATTGCTATTGGCTGTTCTTCGGGGCGCGTCCTAACTATGAAGTTCACGATAGACAGCTGA
- a CDS encoding hypothetical protein (EggNog:ENOG503P7SV) produces the protein MSLAISQCVYSQIQRYSLRRQKPRGLEEQVAIFVATRIFDVGLTAAAAVAAAAAGANAMGVPLTSDMLRHAAIGGAIKAAAMAIAGLIMLAPQNTPLIVLMTLLGTSIGSNALAVVAVANRIFGTDQAPNQLIIAAVVASIPLSFCFVYYYGAFRVPITFTSIAFDVLGAYTFVRMAENLGHPICPPRPALVAGAVFGAVFSGAITLLGCCVIGKSRTIPISDFSGNGHASGSALTTCCGNRVHVNVQSTEYARGQGVVGSRNTFTNGTIYNSAHGIGVFWDPGSVHGGLTFNTHSTRDCTTSTGTSNMTRIVMA, from the exons ATGAGTTTGG CCATTAGCCAGTGCGTATACAGCCAGATCCAACGGTACTCCCTCCGCCGGCAAAAGCCCCGCGGCCTAGAAGAGCAAGTGGCCATCTTCGTTGCCACTCGCATCTTTGATGTCGGCCTCACAGCAGCTGCAGCCgttgctgcggctgcggcgggCGCAAATGCCATGGGCGTCCCATTGACGTCGGACATGCTTCGACATGCCGCCATCGGGGGAGCCATCAAAGCGGCCGCTATGGCAATCGCTGGACTGATTATGCTGGCGCCACAAAACACGCCCTTGATTGTGCTAATGACATTGTTGGGAACTTCAATCGGATCCAACGCTCTCGCAGTGGTAGCAGTAGCCAATCGCATATTTGGGACTG ATCAAGCTCCAAACCAGCTCATCATCGCAGCTGTTGTAGCATCCATACCTCTGTCATTTTGTTTCGTCTACTACTACGGAG CGTTTCGAGTACCAATCACATTCACCTCGATCGCTTTCGACGTCCTCGGCGCCTACACTTTTGTGAGAATGGCTGAGAACCTAGGGCACCCCATCTGCCCACCCCGTCCAGCATTGGTGGCTGGCGCCGTGTTTGGGGCAGTCTTCTCCGGAGCAATCACTCTACTTGGCTGCTGTGTCATCGGAAAAAGCAGGACCATACCCATCTCAGACTTTTCAGGAAACGGACACGCGAGCGGATCCGCCCTCACGACATGCTGCGGGAACCGTGTGCATGTGAACGTCCAATCAACCGAGTACGCCAGGGGTCAGGGAGTTGTGGGGTCTAGGAATACCTTCACCAACGGAACTATCTACAATAGCGCCCATGGGATTGGTGTCTTTTGGGATCCGGGAAGTGTCCATGGTGGTCTTACATTCAACACCCACTCTACTCGGGACTGCACGACAAGTACTGGGACATCCAACATGACCAGAATTGTGATGGCTTGA
- a CDS encoding hypothetical protein (COG:C; EggNog:ENOG503NZZV; CAZy:AA4) — translation MSITHPQTYPHPDYEAAHQQTYERAPRHPITPIPLPPGVGQTDFDSAISEFISIAGEESVFVKEGLSDYIDPYDVHEHDPSQRKLPSAAVCPNSTDQLSSVLRVANKYKIPLWHFSRGKNLGYGGPAPRVNGSVALDLHKLDKIIEVNDEYHYAVVEPGVTFIQLYEYCVEHKKKVWPSTPSLGWGSVIGNTVDRGMGFGMNYAHHQCVAGIEVMLPDGDVVRTGQWGISSSPSAFLSKFTFGPSLEGLFFQSNLGVVTKMSLWLTPQPQAYMCCSFSMPLFTDLEVMVDVFGEMKRNGTVQSCVWFTSLIETLCILGRREDYWTGEGPVPDWRLEELRQETGFGHWYARWGLYGPKRIVEAQFEEIKSVLARRAPTGTIAGNLYAHPGEDGRLDATTVPDQDGQMFVGIPSLWSLPLINWPISKEKKDGKAAHGDYAPVIPSNGKLLMEWMEVSKPICEANGVELMADFFMHERHVVLMNMFTWDQTDKTQKEKMERLYYGLYEEAKKRGYGMYRGHVNHMDLIAHLNDFNNHAYNRFVEKIKDAIDPNGILGPGKQGIWPNRFRHLRETQEKRFD, via the exons ATGTCGATAACACACCCCCAAACCTACCCTCACCCAGACTACGAGGCTGCCCATCAGCAGACCTATGAGCGTGCTCCTCGACACCCAATAACACCCATTCCACTGCCTCCTGGCGTTGGCCAAACCGACTTTGATTCTGCCATTTCCGAGTTCATCTCCATCGCAGGCGAGGAATCGGTTTTTGTCAAGGAAGGACTGTCTGATTACATTGATCCGTATGATGTCCATGAGCATGACCCTTCCCAGCGCAAGCTGCCCAGTGCGGCTGTTTG CCCCAACTCAACAGACCAGCTCTCCTCCGTCCTCCGAGTAGCCAACAAGTACAAGATCCCGCTCTGGCACTTCTCCCGCGGCAAGAACCTCGGTTACGGCGGCCCCGCTCCCCGAGTGAACGGTTCGGTGGCTCTTGACCTCCACAAGCTAGACAAGATCATTGAGGTCAACGACGAGTACCACTACGCTGTTGTCGAGCCTGGAGTCACCTTCATCCAGCTGTACGAATACTGCGTCGAgcacaagaagaaggtctgGCCTAGCACGCCGAGTCTAGGGTGGGGGAGTGTCATCGGGAAT ACGGTAGATAGAGGAATGGGCTTCGGGATGAATTACGCTCACCATCAATGCGTAGCTGGGATCGAGGTCATGTTACCGGACGGTGATGTCGTTCGGACGGGACAGTGGGGGAtttcctcttctccgtcTGCGTTTTTGTCCAAGTTTACGTTTGGTCCTTcgctggaggggttgtttttcCAGTCAAACTTGGGCGTCGTGACCAAGATGAGTCTGTGGCTCACCCCCCAGCCACAGGCGTACATGTGCTGCAGTTTTAGCATGCCGCTGTTTACCGAcctggaggtgatggtggatgtgtttggggagatgaagaggaacGGGACGGTGCAGTCGTGCGTGTGGTTTACCAGTCTTATCGAGACGCTTTGCATCTTGGGGCGGAGGGAAGATTACTGGACGGGGGAAGGGCCGGTGCCGGATTGgaggctggaggagctgaggcAGGAGACGGGGTTTGGGCATTGGTATGCGCGGTGGGGGTTGTACGGACCGAAGAGGATTGTGGAGGCGCAGTTTGAGGAGATCAAGAGTGTGCTTGCCAGAAGGGCGCCGACGGGGACGATAGCGGGGAATTTGTATGCCCATCCGGGAGAGGACGGGAGGTTGGATGCGACGACGGTGCCGGATCAAGACGGGCAGATGTTTGTGGGGATTCCGAGTCTGTGGAGTTTACCGTTGATCAACTGGCCGATTTcgaaggagaaaaaggatGGCAAGGCGGCGCATGGGGATTATGCACCGGTTATTCCGTCGAATGGGAAGTTGCTGATGGAGTGGATGGAGGTTAGCAAGCCGATTTGTGAGGCGAATGGGGTCGAGCTGATGGCGGATTTCTTCATGCACGAGAGGCATGTTGTGTTGATGAATATGTTTACTTGGGACCAGACAGACAAGACgcagaaagaaaagatggagaggttgtaTTATGGGCTGTATGAAGAGGCAAAAAAGAGAGGGTATGGGATGTACAGGGGGCATGTGAACCACATGG ATCTCATTGCCCATTTGAACGACTTCAACAATCACGCCTACAACCGCTTTgtggagaagatcaag GATGCAATCGATCCCAATGGAATTCTGGGACCTGGGAAGCAGGGTATCTGGCCTAACAGATTCCGCCATCTAAGGGAGACGCAGGAAAAGAGGTTTGACTAA
- a CDS encoding hypothetical protein (EggNog:ENOG503PXF1) codes for MPLQPLVAVLMPRPQIDRGVAVHLPYPINDTSFYFLDSATTTSPQYLPKSITMAYFLDPPPSIVPSHMLASPGFGFDSFNNDSDVELPQLPAPQALVPAHVSTGGQVGFQGNLSSNVIPIGSHTSGIVLYNDASLLGDGQQQLLYYSKNRADRNRNKQSRSEHRGGYSRTFSSDRATAYAIKTARYPVLYEMARTPAVARKALETWKRQPSQPSIPEGSNTSTGSQGQAGPSTAPVVRGATSITTALPPQHMAFSKPVLEKTRRGTRYVITCELEKAYPNFHIQCEYIYLNQQERVNHSWTDTRISLANISTKENLWVVAMEQIGYNEAFIKGLVGDEEYAQLESVDGPVKGHDKYSGPSVVAKVAKKITIPEGYDLGNIWCETAGFYTMKIFVPSKEYRM; via the exons ATGCCACTCCAGCCTTTGGTGGCAGTGCTGATGCCCCGCCCCCAGATTGACAGGGGGGTGGCAGTACATCTACCATACCCCATCAATGACACCAGCTTTTACTTTCTCGACtccgcaacaacaacttcaCCTCAGTATCTGCCCAAATCGATCACCATGGCTTATTTCTTAGATCCACCCCCTAGCATCGTCCCATCTCATATGCTAGCCTCTCCCGGGTTCGGTTTCGATTCTTTTAATAATGATTCCGATGTTGAGCTTCCACAACTCCCAGCACCACAGGCTCTTGTGCCAGCTCATGTCTCAACGGGAGGGCAGGTCGGGTTCCAGGGAAATCTTTCCTCTAATGTTATTCCGATCGGAAGTCATACAAGTGGAATTGTCTTGTACAACGACGCCAGTCTGCTAGGAGATGGCCAACAGCAATTGCTGTACTACTCAAAAAACCGTGCAGACAGAAATCGGAACAAACAAAGTCGTTCAGAACATAGAGGTGGTTACTCACGAACATTTAGCTCTGATAGAG caacggccTATGCCATCAAGACAGCACGTTACCCGGTGCTTTACGAAATGGCGAGAACGCCAGCTGTTGCAAGGAAGGCGCTAGAAACATGGAAGAGGCAACCCAGTCAACCATCCATTCCAGAAGGGAGCAACACATCTACGGGCAGTCAAGGGCAAGCAGGTCCGTCGACTGCCCCGGTGGTTAGGGGTGCCACGTCTATCACCACCGCTTTGCCCCCACAGCACATGGCCTTTTCCAAGCCTGTCCTGGAAAAAACCCGCCGCGGGACTCGGTATGTTATCACCTGCGAACTCGAAAAGGCCTATCCAAACTTCCACATCCAGTGCGAATACATTTACCTCAATCAGCAAGAACGGGTCAACCATAGCTGGACGGACACACGCATCTCGCTTGCCAATATATCAACCAAGGAAAATCTCTGGGTTGTGGCTATGGAGCAGATAGGCTACAATGAAGCCTTCATCAAAGGGCTTGTTGGCGACGAAGAATATGCCCAACTCGAAAGCGTTGATGGGCCGGTTAAAGGACACGATAAATACTCTGGCCCATCAGTTGTTGCGAAGGTGGCCAAGAAAATCACGATTCCAGAAGGATACGACTTGGGTAACATCTGGTGTGAAACAGCGGGATTTTACACAATGAAAATCTTTGTCCCAAGCAAAGAATACAGGATGTAA
- a CDS encoding hypothetical protein (EggNog:ENOG503P3IA), whose product MEQSNPAEEQCLIDPNPDVVGVGIRASLYVLALSYHIFSYVFNSAELSGAIESSLGVTGLALFLTAVITTATQSLGLFHALCVFHLLGIVGLSAHPRGRYPGGVVRRVVFMAFYVVVMTGSLAYLIYVFATAPTFGDQVECNNTTVYVLFGVNIPATSPGLRWTLVAALSLLLLGFGCWLLFVGCIAVDAMFGRKVPHDVFGTQDVNLRNNKSKPPLYQLISYLTGTIYLIVMLELTIQRNALAPGLEEWSFGQILAMTMLIGPLIELASLLLGKIDGVHDHDLVLASRR is encoded by the exons ATGGAGCAAAGCAATCCCGCAGAAGAGCAATGTCTTATCGACCCAAATCCAGATGTGGTCGGAGTAGGG ATCCGCGCGTCGTTATACGTGCTCGCGCTCTCATACCACATCTTCAGCTACGTCTTCAACTCAGCCGAGCTCTCTGGCGCTATTGAATCATCCCTCGGCGTCACCGGCCTTGCCCTTTTCCTGACCGCTGTCATCACGACCGCCACCCAGTCACTCGGGCTCTTCCACGCCCTGTGCGTATTCCACCTGCTTGGCATCGTGGGCCTTTCCGCCCATCCTCGTGGGCGATACCCAGGGGGAGTGGTGCGGAGGGTTGTCTTTATGGCGTTCTACGTGGTGGTCATGACGGGATCCTTGGCATATCTGATCTATGTTTTTGCGACCGCGCCGACATTTGGTGATCAGGTCGAGTGCAACAACACCACGGTGTATGTGCTCTTTGGGGTGAATATCCCCGCAACAAGTCCTGGTCTGCGCTGGACTCTGGTGGCTGCGCTTTctcttttgctgctgggtttcggctgctggctgctttTCGTTGGCTGCATCGCTGTTGATGCGATGTTTGGTCGCAAGGTGCCACACGATGTGTTTGGAACGCAGGATGTGAATCTACGGAACAACAAGAGCAAACCGCCGCTGTATCAACTTATCAGCTATTTGACCGGTACCATATACCTGATTGTGATGCTCGAGTTGACTATCCAGCGGAACGCGCTGGCTCCAGGTCTTGAGGAGTGGAGTTTTGGTCAGATTCTCGCCATGACCATGCTGATAGGGCCGCTGATCGAGCTTGCTTCACTTCTGCTGGGGAAGATTGATGGTGTTCATGATCACGACTTGGTTCTGGCGTCTAGAAGGTGA